Proteins encoded together in one Anticarsia gemmatalis isolate Benzon Research Colony breed Stoneville strain chromosome 1, ilAntGemm2 primary, whole genome shotgun sequence window:
- the stj gene encoding voltage-dependent calcium channel subunit straightjacket isoform X4: protein MCKCIDACVLLLLLLFLDSRDCSASIHNDEKKISFNSVQAWAVKLGTELYHFGEFITRKKEVQDSFKSAQVESRDGEKLVQSMADDIRAMMELKISAVKRIVEAAENMAFDKQNEPVPEDFQYLNSKDMEEPFDEMAMTTTTEADFNLESWIVHPPSKNAHMQQNPHFSNIPVNTNFSSVHVPTNVYDWAPEVIKGIHWSEGLDTHFINNYQSDPTLSWQYFGSSTGFMRHYPALKWRADPVDIYDCRTRAWYMEAAASPKDVIILVDRSGSMTGQRRDIAKHVVTNILDTLGNNDFVNVMTFADTVEEIVPCFEDSLVQATLGNLRELKLALDNFETMEIANFSAALTRAFELLEIYRNNSGGANCNQAIMLVTDGVPYNYKEIFEKYNWKYDTPVRVFTYLIGREVKVADVREVKWMACANRGFYVHLSTLAEVRERVLEHVNVLARPLVLQREKHPVVWTPVYANVTDPKVADYLWEQRERAEQKERFMSQRRDKHLFNSDKEQERRWRITQMKQGQYSELGNSQYQLMTSVSMPVYDLRHNENITENVLINEAYWVSVTKESVEENGQKEMRIARLLGVAGTDVPLSEIQALMTPYKIGVNGYAFIVTNNGYILIHPDLRPVFQQILKPSYNSVDMIEVELFDDDRGPRNFSKELTALRKEIIDQKTGNKVMNVKYHLEDMKRVSRAKRHYFWTGISDSPFTLVVAIPENYGRHRITPPPTDDIHRLSLTSKNISARQYLSDNWSVHPDWLYCRHYERTFSTPEEELLYFLERVAKPGWRWPAKPRPPEHHKNKPGHERHNNGTPEARERTKVSNSTPKNEYYCDHGLMQALVYDARNTAWFNKSISDSASEEKAPLTKVIGLLPRVEFIQRFGYIVAFLSTHSGLTRWQTHPPKEQDNEKPEFGKQWPRAIDEVWYRRAVEQHYVDALSYVYSVELSTDKYPLDFSQAMVTASHAVFHGDGHRKAPAAVVGFQFKHERLNEWFDNITSSCEHNKECINCQSPSWDCYLVDNHGWIVVSEVTNYTGMFFGKIRPDIMSRLVEDEVYKAVHIVDYQAVCFREKKTTNPASMLMTPLENLRLVMAWFLATTVWFYNSITTCFAQASSYSFDEVSYQSYENDEETDDPYSMSGANKMRAMERDFEKIVLINRTRPTPCDREMYLYQLDYNNLDEKLNKPLSECNRPFYAQHVNYTNMLMIVVDGNCPKDEVSVISIDATEVQYNESLPCLKHMHPLYRKQPTSCIRNHTEESNIDMCGRGSLPYTGKIWVSLSMMLIMRNILV from the exons ATGTGCAAGTGTATCGACGCGTGTGTGTTACTGCTGCTGCTACTGTTCCTGGACTCCAGGGACTGCTCGGCTAGTATACATAatgatgaaaagaaaatatcgttcaACTC GGTGCAAGCATGGGCAGTCAAATTGGGCACTGAGCTATATCATTTTGGAGAATTTATCACCAGGAAGAAGGAGGTTCAAGAC AGCTTTAAGTCGGCTCAAGTGGAGTCACGAGATGGAGAAAAACTAGTACAAAGCATGGCAGATGACATTCGCGCGATGATGGAACTAAAGATTAGTGCTGTCAAAAGAATAGTTGAGGCGGCTGAAAACATGGCGTTTGATAAACAAAACGAACCGGTACCCGAGGACTTTCAGTATTTGAATAGTAAAGATATGGAAGAGCCGTTCGATGAGATGGCCATGACGACCACCACCGAAGCAGATTTCAACCTAGAGAGTTGGATAGTTCATCCACCATCTAAAAACGCGCACATGCAACAAAATCCTCATTTTTCAAACATTCCTGTAAATACTAATTTTAGCAGTGTACACGTGCCGACAAATGTTTACGATTGGG CGCCTGAAGTTATCAAAGGAATCCATTGGTCGGAGGGACTAGACACGCACTTCATAAACAACTATCAGAGCGATCCGACGTTGTCGTGGCAATACTTTGGCAGTTCGACGGGATTTATGAGACACTATCCTG CATTGAAATGGCGGGCAGACCCGGTGGATATCTATGATTGTCGGACTAGAGCGTGGTATATGGAAGCGGCTGCCAGTCCAAAGGATGTAATCATTTTAGTTGATCGCAGCGGTTCAATGACTGGCCAGCGTAGAGACATTGCCAAGCATGTTGTTACTAATATATTAGACACTCTTGGTAATAATGATTTCGTCAACGTTATGACTTTTGCTGATACAGTTGAAGAGATTGTACCTTGTTTCGAAGATTCCTTAGTGCAG GCCACTCTAGGAAACTTACGGGAACTCAAATTAGCGTTGGACAATTTTGAGACCATGGAGATCGCGAACTTTTCGGCTGCCTTAACGAGAGCGTTTGAACTTTTAGaaatttacagaaataatagTGGAGGAGCCAACTGTAATCAG GCCATAATGTTGGTTACTGATGGCGTTCCGTACAATTATAAGGAGATATTTGAAAAGTACAACTGGAAGTACGACACCCCAGTGAGGGTGTTTACGTACCTGATAGGGCGAGAGGTAAAG GTGGCAGACGTAAGAGAGGTGAAGTGGATGGCGTGTGCGAACAGAGGGTTCTACGTGCATCTCAGTACACTGGCGGAGGTTCGAGAGCGGGTGTTAGAACACGTCAATGTGCTGGCGAGGCCGCTGGTGCTGCAGCGCGAGAAACACCCGGTCGTCTGGACACCCGTCTATGCCAACGTCACG gatccaaaagtagctgattaTCTTTGGGAACAACGGGAACGAGCGGAACAGAAGGAGCGCTTTATGAGTCAACGTCGCGATAAGCACCTCTTCAACTCAGATAAAGAACAAGAGAGGAGATGGAGGATTACACAG atgAAACAAGGCCAGTACAGTGAACTTGGAAATTCACAGTATCAGTTAATGACTTCAGTGTCTATGCCCGTCTATGACCTTCGCCATAACGAG AACATCACAGAGAATGTACTGATAAATGAAGCTTACTGGGTATCGGTTACGAAAGAG TCCGTAGAGGAGAACGGCCAGAAAGAG ATGCGTATAGCTAGACTATTGGGAGTAGCTGGCACTGATGTACCTCTCTCTGAAATACAAGCTCTTATGACTCCGTACAAG ATTGGCGTGAACGGATACGCGTTTATAGTGACGAACAAcggatatattttaatacatccTGACCTGAGGCCCGTG tttcaacaaatattaaaacctAGTTACAATAGCGTCGATATGATAGAAGTAGAGCTGTTTGACGATGACAGAGGGCCCAGGAACTTTAGCAAGGAACTAACAGCA cTCCGTAAAGAAATCATAGATCAAAAAACGGGAAACAAAGTGATGAATGTCAAATATCATTTAGAAGATATG AAACGCGTATCTCGCGCGAAGCGGCATTACTTCTGGACGGGTATAAGCGACTCTCCATTCACGTTGGTGGTGGCAATCCCCGAGAACTACGGCCGACATCGCATCACTCCGCCTCCCACTGACGACATTCACAGACTATCGCTCACGTCCAAGAACATATCTGCGAGGCAATATCTCTCTGACAACTGGAGCGTTCATCCTGATTG GTTGTACTGTCGTCATTATGAACGTACATTTTCCACCCCCGAGGAAGAGCTGCTATATTTCTTGGAGCGAGTGGCAAAGCCTGGATGGCGGTGGCCAGCTAAGCCACGACCTCCAGAACACCACAAGAACAAGCCAGGACACGAGCGGCACAACAATG GAACACCAGAAGCGAGAGAAAGGACCAAAGTATCAAACAGCACACCCAAGAACGAGTATTACT GTGACCATGGCTTGATGCAGGCCTTGGTATACGACGCTAGGAACACAGCATGGTTTAATAAAAGCATCTCGGATTCAGCATCGGAAGAAAAagc CCCATTGACAAAAGTGATCGGATTGTTGCCGAG GGTGGAGTTTATTCAACGTTTTGGATACATCGTCGCTTTCCTGTCGACACATAGCGGGTTGACAAGATGGCAGACTCATCCCCCGAAAGAACAGGACAATGAGAA aCCAGAATTCGGAAAGCAATGGCCGCGAGCGATCGACGAGGTGTGGTACCGACGAGCAGTGGAGCAGCACTACGTAGATGCTCTAAGTTACGTATACAGCGTGGAACTGAGCACTGACAAGTACCCCTTAGACTTCAGTCAGGCGATGGTGACAGCGTCTCATGCTGTATTCCACGGAGACGGCCACAGAAAGGCACCAGCCGCGGTGGTCGGCTTCCAGTTCAAACATGAACGACTCAACGAATGGTTTGATAATATTACTTCTTCG tgCGAACATAACAAGGAGTGCATCAATTGTCAGTCGCCAAGTTGGGATTGTTACCTGGTTGACAACCATGGCTGGATAGTCGTCAGTGAGGTTACCAATTATACTGGAATGTTCTTTGGCAAA aTCCGGCCAGACATCATGTCTAGATTGGTAGAAGACGAAGTTTACAAGGCAGTGCATATTGTAGACTATCAAGCAGTCTGCTTCAGGGAGAAGAAGACGACAAACCCAGCATCTATGCTTATGACC CCACTTGAAAACTTACGTCTGGTCATGGCGTGGTTCCTGGCTACTACAGTCTGGTTCTATAACTCAATAACAACATGCTTCGCGCAAGCCTCCAGTTATTCCTTCGACGAAG TGTCTTACCAGAGCTATGAAAACGACGAAGAGACGGACGACCCATACAGCATGTCGGGAGCAAATAAGATGAGGGCGATGGAGAGAGACTTCGAGAAAATAGTACTAATAAACAGGACACGGCCAACTCCATGCGACAGAGAAATGTACCTATACCAGCTAGACTACAATAACTTAGATGAGAAATTAAATAAACCGTTGAGTGAATGCAATCGGCCGTTCTACGCTCAACACGTGAACTATACAAATATGTTGATGATAGTAGTAGATGGGAACTGTCCGAAGGACGAGGTTAGCGTCATATCGATAGACGCGACAGAAGTGCAGTACAATGAGTCTCTGCCGTGCTTGAAACACATGCATCCGTTGTATAGAAAACAACCAACTTCGTGCATAAGAAATCATACAGAG GAGAGCAACATCGACATGTGCGGTCGTGGTAGTCTACCTTATACTGGCAAGATATGGGTCTCACTGAGCATGATGTTGATAATGCGGAATATTTTGGTGTAA
- the stj gene encoding voltage-dependent calcium channel subunit straightjacket isoform X5: MCKCIDACVLLLLLLFLDSRDCSASIHNDEKKISFNSVQAWAVKLGTELYHFGEFITRKKEVQDSFKSAQVESRDGEKLVQSMADDIRAMMELKISAVKRIVEAAENMAFDKQNEPVPEDFQYLNSKDMEEPFDEMAMTTTTEADFNLESWIVHPPSKNAHMQQNPHFSNIPVNTNFSSVHVPTNVYDWAPEVIKGIHWSEGLDTHFINNYQSDPTLSWQYFGSSTGFMRHYPALKWRADPVDIYDCRTRAWYMEAAASPKDVIILVDRSGSMTGQRRDIAKHVVTNILDTLGNNDFVNVMTFADTVEEIVPCFEDSLVQATLGNLRELKLALDNFETMEIANFSAALTRAFELLEIYRNNSGGANCNQAIMLVTDGVPYNYKEIFEKYNWKYDTPVRVFTYLIGREVKVADVREVKWMACANRGFYVHLSTLAEVRERVLEHVNVLARPLVLQREKHPVVWTPVYANVTDPKVADYLWEQRERAEQKERFMSQRRDKHLFNSDKEQERRWRITQMKQGQYSELGNSQYQLMTSVSMPVYDLRHNENITENVLINEAYWVSVTKEMRIARLLGVAGTDVPLSEIQALMTPYKIGVNGYAFIVTNNGYILIHPDLRPVFQQILKPSYNSVDMIEVELFDDDRGPRNFSKELTALRKEIIDQKTGNKVMNVKYHLEDMKRVSRAKRHYFWTGISDSPFTLVVAIPENYGRHRITPPPTDDIHRLSLTSKNISARQYLSDNWSVHPDWLYCRHYERTFSTPEEELLYFLERVAKPGWRWPAKPRPPEHHKNKPGHERHNNGTPEARERTKVSNSTPKNEYYCDHGLMQALVYDARNTAWFNKSISDSASEEKAPLTKVIGLLPRVEFIQRFGYIVAFLSTHSGLTRWQTHPPKEQDNEKPEFGKQWPRAIDEVWYRRAVEQHYVDALSYVYSVELSTDKYPLDFSQAMVTASHAVFHGDGHRKAPAAVVGFQFKHERLNEWFDNITSSCEHNKECINCQSPSWDCYLVDNHGWIVVSEVTNYTGMFFGKIRPDIMSRLVEDEVYKAVHIVDYQAVCFREKKTTNPASMLMTPLENLRLVMAWFLATTVWFYNSITTCFAQASSYSFDEDYVTSTVSYQSYENDEETDDPYSMSGANKMRAMERDFEKIVLINRTRPTPCDREMYLYQLDYNNLDEKLNKPLSECNRPFYAQHVNYTNMLMIVVDGNCPKDEVSVISIDATEVQYNESLPCLKHMHPLYRKQPTSCIRNHTEESNIDMCGRGSLPYTGKIWVSLSMMLIMRNILV; the protein is encoded by the exons ATGTGCAAGTGTATCGACGCGTGTGTGTTACTGCTGCTGCTACTGTTCCTGGACTCCAGGGACTGCTCGGCTAGTATACATAatgatgaaaagaaaatatcgttcaACTC GGTGCAAGCATGGGCAGTCAAATTGGGCACTGAGCTATATCATTTTGGAGAATTTATCACCAGGAAGAAGGAGGTTCAAGAC AGCTTTAAGTCGGCTCAAGTGGAGTCACGAGATGGAGAAAAACTAGTACAAAGCATGGCAGATGACATTCGCGCGATGATGGAACTAAAGATTAGTGCTGTCAAAAGAATAGTTGAGGCGGCTGAAAACATGGCGTTTGATAAACAAAACGAACCGGTACCCGAGGACTTTCAGTATTTGAATAGTAAAGATATGGAAGAGCCGTTCGATGAGATGGCCATGACGACCACCACCGAAGCAGATTTCAACCTAGAGAGTTGGATAGTTCATCCACCATCTAAAAACGCGCACATGCAACAAAATCCTCATTTTTCAAACATTCCTGTAAATACTAATTTTAGCAGTGTACACGTGCCGACAAATGTTTACGATTGGG CGCCTGAAGTTATCAAAGGAATCCATTGGTCGGAGGGACTAGACACGCACTTCATAAACAACTATCAGAGCGATCCGACGTTGTCGTGGCAATACTTTGGCAGTTCGACGGGATTTATGAGACACTATCCTG CATTGAAATGGCGGGCAGACCCGGTGGATATCTATGATTGTCGGACTAGAGCGTGGTATATGGAAGCGGCTGCCAGTCCAAAGGATGTAATCATTTTAGTTGATCGCAGCGGTTCAATGACTGGCCAGCGTAGAGACATTGCCAAGCATGTTGTTACTAATATATTAGACACTCTTGGTAATAATGATTTCGTCAACGTTATGACTTTTGCTGATACAGTTGAAGAGATTGTACCTTGTTTCGAAGATTCCTTAGTGCAG GCCACTCTAGGAAACTTACGGGAACTCAAATTAGCGTTGGACAATTTTGAGACCATGGAGATCGCGAACTTTTCGGCTGCCTTAACGAGAGCGTTTGAACTTTTAGaaatttacagaaataatagTGGAGGAGCCAACTGTAATCAG GCCATAATGTTGGTTACTGATGGCGTTCCGTACAATTATAAGGAGATATTTGAAAAGTACAACTGGAAGTACGACACCCCAGTGAGGGTGTTTACGTACCTGATAGGGCGAGAGGTAAAG GTGGCAGACGTAAGAGAGGTGAAGTGGATGGCGTGTGCGAACAGAGGGTTCTACGTGCATCTCAGTACACTGGCGGAGGTTCGAGAGCGGGTGTTAGAACACGTCAATGTGCTGGCGAGGCCGCTGGTGCTGCAGCGCGAGAAACACCCGGTCGTCTGGACACCCGTCTATGCCAACGTCACG gatccaaaagtagctgattaTCTTTGGGAACAACGGGAACGAGCGGAACAGAAGGAGCGCTTTATGAGTCAACGTCGCGATAAGCACCTCTTCAACTCAGATAAAGAACAAGAGAGGAGATGGAGGATTACACAG atgAAACAAGGCCAGTACAGTGAACTTGGAAATTCACAGTATCAGTTAATGACTTCAGTGTCTATGCCCGTCTATGACCTTCGCCATAACGAG AACATCACAGAGAATGTACTGATAAATGAAGCTTACTGGGTATCGGTTACGAAAGAG ATGCGTATAGCTAGACTATTGGGAGTAGCTGGCACTGATGTACCTCTCTCTGAAATACAAGCTCTTATGACTCCGTACAAG ATTGGCGTGAACGGATACGCGTTTATAGTGACGAACAAcggatatattttaatacatccTGACCTGAGGCCCGTG tttcaacaaatattaaaacctAGTTACAATAGCGTCGATATGATAGAAGTAGAGCTGTTTGACGATGACAGAGGGCCCAGGAACTTTAGCAAGGAACTAACAGCA cTCCGTAAAGAAATCATAGATCAAAAAACGGGAAACAAAGTGATGAATGTCAAATATCATTTAGAAGATATG AAACGCGTATCTCGCGCGAAGCGGCATTACTTCTGGACGGGTATAAGCGACTCTCCATTCACGTTGGTGGTGGCAATCCCCGAGAACTACGGCCGACATCGCATCACTCCGCCTCCCACTGACGACATTCACAGACTATCGCTCACGTCCAAGAACATATCTGCGAGGCAATATCTCTCTGACAACTGGAGCGTTCATCCTGATTG GTTGTACTGTCGTCATTATGAACGTACATTTTCCACCCCCGAGGAAGAGCTGCTATATTTCTTGGAGCGAGTGGCAAAGCCTGGATGGCGGTGGCCAGCTAAGCCACGACCTCCAGAACACCACAAGAACAAGCCAGGACACGAGCGGCACAACAATG GAACACCAGAAGCGAGAGAAAGGACCAAAGTATCAAACAGCACACCCAAGAACGAGTATTACT GTGACCATGGCTTGATGCAGGCCTTGGTATACGACGCTAGGAACACAGCATGGTTTAATAAAAGCATCTCGGATTCAGCATCGGAAGAAAAagc CCCATTGACAAAAGTGATCGGATTGTTGCCGAG GGTGGAGTTTATTCAACGTTTTGGATACATCGTCGCTTTCCTGTCGACACATAGCGGGTTGACAAGATGGCAGACTCATCCCCCGAAAGAACAGGACAATGAGAA aCCAGAATTCGGAAAGCAATGGCCGCGAGCGATCGACGAGGTGTGGTACCGACGAGCAGTGGAGCAGCACTACGTAGATGCTCTAAGTTACGTATACAGCGTGGAACTGAGCACTGACAAGTACCCCTTAGACTTCAGTCAGGCGATGGTGACAGCGTCTCATGCTGTATTCCACGGAGACGGCCACAGAAAGGCACCAGCCGCGGTGGTCGGCTTCCAGTTCAAACATGAACGACTCAACGAATGGTTTGATAATATTACTTCTTCG tgCGAACATAACAAGGAGTGCATCAATTGTCAGTCGCCAAGTTGGGATTGTTACCTGGTTGACAACCATGGCTGGATAGTCGTCAGTGAGGTTACCAATTATACTGGAATGTTCTTTGGCAAA aTCCGGCCAGACATCATGTCTAGATTGGTAGAAGACGAAGTTTACAAGGCAGTGCATATTGTAGACTATCAAGCAGTCTGCTTCAGGGAGAAGAAGACGACAAACCCAGCATCTATGCTTATGACC CCACTTGAAAACTTACGTCTGGTCATGGCGTGGTTCCTGGCTACTACAGTCTGGTTCTATAACTCAATAACAACATGCTTCGCGCAAGCCTCCAGTTATTCCTTCGACGAAG ACTATGTTACATCCACCG TGTCTTACCAGAGCTATGAAAACGACGAAGAGACGGACGACCCATACAGCATGTCGGGAGCAAATAAGATGAGGGCGATGGAGAGAGACTTCGAGAAAATAGTACTAATAAACAGGACACGGCCAACTCCATGCGACAGAGAAATGTACCTATACCAGCTAGACTACAATAACTTAGATGAGAAATTAAATAAACCGTTGAGTGAATGCAATCGGCCGTTCTACGCTCAACACGTGAACTATACAAATATGTTGATGATAGTAGTAGATGGGAACTGTCCGAAGGACGAGGTTAGCGTCATATCGATAGACGCGACAGAAGTGCAGTACAATGAGTCTCTGCCGTGCTTGAAACACATGCATCCGTTGTATAGAAAACAACCAACTTCGTGCATAAGAAATCATACAGAG GAGAGCAACATCGACATGTGCGGTCGTGGTAGTCTACCTTATACTGGCAAGATATGGGTCTCACTGAGCATGATGTTGATAATGCGGAATATTTTGGTGTAA